The genomic interval atgttaaactaaatgttgaaaattttacaataagatgaaaacctaaaatcttgaattgcaaagaaactgtagcttacagagaaaaactaatgtcagatttgagatcagcacactcaaatttggtaagaacaagtgttttgttgatgcaacaaaaattttgttctccagtgatatttaattaaaacatattaaaaggaaCATCAAATTGAAATaatgccttaaaatatatataaataatgaaataaatataaggttgctacttcatgaatttttgcctattgcgggGGTTCTGGAATCTAATCCCCACTATAGATGAGGAACCACCTTAATGTGGGACTAATAAAGGGTgacagaaaatttgactttgggtgatgggcacacaacacaaacaacagttcaaatgctatgtaaatatttatctgaaatttatcTATGCTCTTTTATTTATCATTGTTaccctcattaaatttaatatttaaataaaacataataaatctGGAATATTAAGCCCTTTCACTACTTTTTGTATAATAACTAGTAATCACATTATTCCCTAAACactatatttctttataattcttcTTTGGTTCTGGTAATTGGTGTAGGTGAAAGCTATATAAAATGGGCACAAGATCATGATGAATAAGGGGCCTGGCCCTGGGAGCAGATAATATTGAGATTCTGCCCTCGACATTTAATAATTATCACTGCAtacaaagtttttaaaactttttgtttcatgtttctcttattaaaaaggggttaatatttattttaaaagactcttGTAAATATAAATGAGATAAACAGTTAAGATTCTTATCATAAACTAAGACATTGTTCAAAAACCTTAGCTCTTACAAATCTCTAAAACCCCTAGGGCTAGAAATTATTCTGGTGATGTTTTAATCCACTTTTACCAAATCTGacccattattaaaattttttgggggggggtttcaGAAATGTAAATGCATAAGTTATACtttcatattttctaaattatgaaTTCTGATGAATAATCAGTTCGGAGAACCACTGATGTATCAAATCACATAATTTTACAGACCATGAAATTATACAACTTAGTAGCAGGAAATATAAAATCTGGTTCTTCAACCCCCAAATCCAATAATCTTTCTATGATTTCACAATCACCTGAGGATTAGAAAATTCACAGTGGAAAGTGTCAATGACTGCTGTCACTCACCAAAGATGTATAATGTTTCATGAaaccttttgtaaaaaaaaagtttgttgaatTTCATTTCTTGGGAAAAAAGTATGTAAttgtgggagacagagaaagaagtagAAACCTCAAGTTacatcccagctctgtcactaCTAACCTATATGGCCTTAGACAAGTTGTTAAAgttctctgagctttagtttcaACACTTAAATAAAGGTGATGTGTGACCTAATtacattagaatattttaaatttcaagaaaattAGTATATGTGaaactttaaaatagttaattgTTAGAGAAACATAGTGGAcagttattgttattaattttatcatACCATTGGGCCTAAAATACTATAACACAGTGTATATAGGATGACTGTTGAATTGAGTTTATGGACCAATATATtggaccacaaaaaaaaaaacaaaaaaaaaacaacagaagccCAGCTGGGAGAGGGTAAGAAAGAGGCTAGCTTGTGCTACAAAATCAGGAgaaccacatacagtgcttcagCTATAATACACATGTTAAGGGCATTGATGTAAACAGGCTATGCAATCACTACCGATGACCTGGATAAAGcactttttcattcttatttataataatagAACAAATAACTCTTTCAATAGAAAAAGAGTATAATAATTAACAAGTCAAGAAACAATGAAATgacaaattttcagaaaaattttcaGACTCTCTAGCATCTAGATCTATGTTCCAACCCTACCAGCTCTCTGGGGATAGCAGAAAAGCCTCCTAATAGAATCTTTCATGTCTTTGTTTCTAAAGCTATAGATAATGGGGTTCAGAAATGGAGCCAGAATAACAAAAGTAGCAGCAATTACTGTGTCACATAACACTGAGTAGGTGGCTGAGAATCGCAAATACATAACAGCTACACTGCCGAAAAACAGCAAAAACACAACAAGGTGGGCAGCACAGGTGGAAAAGGCCTTGCGACGACCCTCAGATGAAGGTACCTTCAGAATCACCACAATAATCTGGATGTATGATAGAGCAATGACCAAAAAAGAAGCCAAGATCTCCACTGCATGGATGGCATCCACAATGACCATCAATGATGTATCTGTGCAGGCCAGGCTCAGTACAGGTGTGAAGTCACAGAAAATCTGCTGGATCTCATTGGAGCCACAGAAAGGCAGGGTAGCAATCCACATAATCTCAGGAAGTACAAGGAGAAAGCCACAGAAGCAGGATCCAGCTGTCAGTTGAATACAAAGTTTGGAAGTCATGATAGTTGGGTAATGAAGAGGACTACAGATAGCTATGTACCTGTCAATGGCCATCACTGTCAGGACACATCCTTCAGTGATACCAAGGGAATGGAAGAAGTACATCTGCATGAGGCAGCCCGCCAGAGATATTGTCTTCTGCTCACTGACTAGGTTGGAGAGTATTTTGGGGATGGTGGTTGTCGTATACCAGATTTCCAAGAAGGAGAGGACACTGATGAAGAAATACATGGGGGTGTGTAGGACATTGTCCAGCTGGATGACAATAAATATCACTAGGTTCCCAGTTATGATAAATCCATAGATGATAATCAATGGAATAAAGAATAATATGCCACCTTCATGCAGATGCAAGAACAGAGAGAAGATAAACTCAGTGACCATTGTCTGATTTCCAGCAGCCATAAATTCTGTCACTTGTGAAAAGTAGGAAGGgacaaagaaatattcaaaattgaaATGGTGATTATTCAATGAAAATTGCCTCCTTCTCCAGAAATCAGATAATTAAGCTGACTCTGGGACCCTAAACAAGCCAGTTAGAAATGTCTCTCAGCTGTACTTCTAAggtagaaaaagctaaaatatttgcttttgaacccctaaacaaatttttttaaatatctttaattgATGCAAAAATAAACAACCTGACACATAAATTTAATtctctggaaatattttctggagGTCCAGTCCCTTATATATTACTTTTCTCCTCGCTCTCTGTcctcttatttactttttaaatgtgtatcTTTCTTTCAGctattctctcctcttttttttagaaaagtcatttttaaaaaaatataaagtcactGTCAGCAATATTCCTTCATGATACTCTTACCCATCTCATCTAGCCCTGATATCTAATCTGACACTGGCTAATATAttcatctttctgtctctgcctctttttgttgattttattgtaaCATTTCTGTTTATTAGGTAATAAATTTCCAGATGtcaagaaatattatttctttcactctccttttttttctataattccaccttctcctcttctctcaatgGGTGATAGTGATAGTTGTGCAGACAAAGCATCTCTCTAGAACCATTTTGAACCTAAATAGCGGCCATTGAAATCTGGACAAACATATAACTCATCCCTTGCTAAAAAAGTCACACTTTAGACccacagaaaagaaataattctgggtttaaaaaaatacttctatgTAACTATGGCTATCTTGGGAAGGAAGTGTCACAAAAATCAGCTGCAATACAAATTAGAACAATTTTTActtgttggggagaaaaaaaacattaaaaaattttgccATGCTAATTAAAGTTATACTAGGATGCATTACCTCTTACCTTGattattttaacatctttttcagGGGTCATCTTACCTCCAACAAGTTATTCTATGGATAAACATTCCTAAGCATGACTTTTActgtccttatttttaaaaatatacatttaacagCAAAGCCCAAAG from Saccopteryx leptura isolate mSacLep1 chromosome 2, mSacLep1_pri_phased_curated, whole genome shotgun sequence carries:
- the LOC136392048 gene encoding olfactory receptor 6K6-like, with the translated sequence MAAGNQTMVTEFIFSLFLHLHEGGILFFIPLIIIYGFIITGNLVIFIVIQLDNVLHTPMYFFISVLSFLEIWYTTTTIPKILSNLVSEQKTISLAGCLMQMYFFHSLGITEGCVLTVMAIDRYIAICSPLHYPTIMTSKLCIQLTAGSCFCGFLLVLPEIMWIATLPFCGSNEIQQIFCDFTPVLSLACTDTSLMVIVDAIHAVEILASFLVIALSYIQIIVVILKVPSSEGRRKAFSTCAAHLVVFLLFFGSVAVMYLRFSATYSVLCDTVIAATFVILAPFLNPIIYSFRNKDMKDSIRRLFCYPQRAGRVGT